The Pollutimonas sp. M17 sequence TTCCGCACGATCAAGAATGCGCTGGACCAGATCGAGTACGGCAGCCAGCAGCTGCGCCAGCGTCCGGATGAAAACCGGCTGCGCATCAAATTGCCGCCGACCTTCGCGATACGCTGGCTGGTGCCGCGGCTCGCCCGCTTCCACGCCTTGCATCCGGGCATCGACGTCCAGATCACCACCTCGCACCAGCGCGCCGATTTCGATCGGGAGGACGTGGACGTCAGCATCCATTCCGAAGCTCATCATCCCGGCGATTCGGCCGGTACGCGGTATCTTTATCTGTTTGGCGAAACCCTGCTGCCGGTCTGCGCTCCCGGCCTGCTCGGCAGGGAGCCGGCGCTGTCCGAACCCGGCGACCTGGCGGGCCATGTCCTGCTGTGCTCGATGAATCGCCCCATGGACTGGCCGACCTGGCTGGAGGCGGCGGATGTCGGACATATCGATGGCAACAGCGGACTGAAATTCGAGAATGCCGCGCTGGCCTACCAGGCGGCCACGGACCAGTTGGGCGTGATGGTGGCGCAGCTTGCCTTCGTCAATGACGACCTTGCTTCCGGACGCCTGGTGGCGCCTTTCGGCTTGCGGGTGGCCACCCCGGGTGCTTATTATCTGGCGTACCGCGCCGACGTCCCCAAGCCGGCCCGCATCCAGACATTCGAAGACTGGATACTCGCGGAAGCCGATGCCATGAGCCGCCAGTTCGCGGACGAGAAGGGCGGTTAGCCGCGCCTGGAAGCCCTACCGGCCGGTTGTCCGGGGCTTGCGGCGCGGCTTGAGCTCGCTGACGACGACGCTGACGACGATCAAGGCTCCACCCAGCAGGGCCAGGCCGGGAAGGCGTTCGCCCGCGATGCGCCCGACGATGCCGGCCCATACGGGTTCGCCCGCATAGATGACGGTGGCCCGGGTGGGCGCGACCGACTTTTGCGCCCAATTTATGGTCAGCTGGATCAGGGCGCTGGCGACGCCCATTCCCATCGCCAGGCCAATCAGCAGCCAGGAAAAGGCGGGCAGCGCTTCTCCGGTTGCCGGCATCAGCAGAAAGGATATCAAGGCGGTCACGGCAAGCTGCACGACCGTGACCCGCCGGCTGTCCACCGAGCCTGCAAAATGGCCGATGAGGATGATTTCGACGGCGATGGACAGCGCGCCGATCAGCGTCAGGAATTCCCCCAGGCTGAACGCCACCTGGCCGGCCTGGGGGCCGGCCAGCAGGATCAATCCCGTAAAGGCCAATGCAATGCCGACCCAGCTCATGACCAGCGGACGGCGCTTCAGCACGCCCCATTGAAGCAGGGGAACAATCGGAACGTACAGCGCGGTGATGAAGGCGGACTTGCTGCTCGAAATCGTTTGCAATCCATAGGTCTGGAGTGCGTAGCCGAAGAAAATGGTGACGCCGATGGCCGAGCCGGCCCACAACTCGCGGCGCGTCAGTCCCCGCATGACCTTGCGGGAAAAAACCGCCGCCAGCAACGCCGCCGAGGCGAATCGCAGCCCCACAAAAAACAGGGGGCCGCTGACGGTGAGCGCCTGCTGGACCGCCAGGAAGGTGCCGCCCCAGATCATGGTGATGGCAATCAGGGCCAGCTCCTGGCGGCTGATGGCAGGCTTGTTTTGGGCTAGCTGGGTGACCGTTTCCATGAAGGGCGCCGTAAATACAAAAAACCTCGTAATCCGGCGGATTACGAGGTTTCTCGAGGGCTTTCCGTAAAAAGCCTATGGTGCCCAGGAGAGGACTCGAACCTCCACACCTTGCGGCACATGGACCTGAACCATGCGCGTCTACCAATTCCGCCACCTGGGCACGACGAGGGCGAATCATACACCAAATATGCGCGCCGCACATAGCTCTTACTGGCTATATGTTTCCAAATGTATTGCATCCATAATGTGCGTCAATTTTCAACGATGAGCAGCCGCCATGACAAAACGCAGCTTTACCCTCCGTGCTGTTTTTACCGCGCTGGCCTGTGCCGGGCTTGCGGCATCTCCGGCGCAGGCCGTAAACATAAACAACGATTACCTGGACGCCTATTACGGCGGCATTCTGGGCAATTACTACGACAGCGGCGATACCATGCCCAATGTCGCGGCTATATTTCTCGACTATCAAGGGCATGGGCCCGAGCAATGGTGTACCGGCACCTTGATCAATTCGCGGGTGATATTGACGGCGGCGCATTGCGTTGCCAATGACAATGCAGAGACGATGCATTCGGGGATAGGGGGCCTGGAGGTCCGCTTTTCCCCCACGCCCGCCACGGCGTCCAGTCCTTACGATCGCCGTGTGCGTGACATCGTCTTTCACAGCGACTACTTCACCGATGACGATCGGGATATTGCCCTAATCTCGCTGGATCGCCCGGTGCATGGTCTGGATCTGGTGCAACTGGCTCCCAAGGGGTATGTGGTCGACAAAGAGACGCTCGCCACTATCGTCGGCTATGGCCTGGCGGGAACCGGAACGAATCCCGGAAGGCCTTCGGGCGGCAGCGGCATCCCCGTGCTGGACGGCTACAACGATGCCAAGCGGCGTATTGCGGTCACGCGGATCGGGGGCGTCCGGGCGGAAGGGGACATCATTGTCGCGGAGTTCCGGGATCCCGCTCGGCCGGACGAATACAACCAGTATCACCTTGATAGTCCGGTGCCGGTTAACCAGGGCGAGCCCGAGGGCGGCGACAGCGGCGGACCGCTCTTTATTGAAACGGCTTCCGGCTGGTTGCAGATCGGCACCGTCATGCGGGGCGGTGGCGGCGCATATGGCAATGCGGGGTACGGCTCTTCGGACGATTGGACCTTCGTGCCTTTCTATTCGGACTGGATCATGGGGAATTTGACAGCTTTGCTCGATGGCGGCGTC is a genomic window containing:
- a CDS encoding DMT family transporter gives rise to the protein METVTQLAQNKPAISRQELALIAITMIWGGTFLAVQQALTVSGPLFFVGLRFASAALLAAVFSRKVMRGLTRRELWAGSAIGVTIFFGYALQTYGLQTISSSKSAFITALYVPIVPLLQWGVLKRRPLVMSWVGIALAFTGLILLAGPQAGQVAFSLGEFLTLIGALSIAVEIILIGHFAGSVDSRRVTVVQLAVTALISFLLMPATGEALPAFSWLLIGLAMGMGVASALIQLTINWAQKSVAPTRATVIYAGEPVWAGIVGRIAGERLPGLALLGGALIVVSVVVSELKPRRKPRTTGR
- the gcvA gene encoding transcriptional regulator GcvA, which codes for MRRLPPLNALRAFEASARNTSFTRAAQELCVTQGAVSRHVGALEDWLKIKLFERGRYGIELTVQGSVYFRTIKNALDQIEYGSQQLRQRPDENRLRIKLPPTFAIRWLVPRLARFHALHPGIDVQITTSHQRADFDREDVDVSIHSEAHHPGDSAGTRYLYLFGETLLPVCAPGLLGREPALSEPGDLAGHVLLCSMNRPMDWPTWLEAADVGHIDGNSGLKFENAALAYQAATDQLGVMVAQLAFVNDDLASGRLVAPFGLRVATPGAYYLAYRADVPKPARIQTFEDWILAEADAMSRQFADEKGG